Proteins from a single region of Carassius gibelio isolate Cgi1373 ecotype wild population from Czech Republic chromosome A5, carGib1.2-hapl.c, whole genome shotgun sequence:
- the LOC128007577 gene encoding palmitoyltransferase ZDHHC12-B-like isoform X1 — protein MWASTVLFYSNLLYYTIILSFLCHCIPLYSLFCFHADLRRQEELGELTLPVLFVLLVLVSVLLYFAVSLMDPGFVPSDACDLQFTLGIAEETQDMMPQSTKSIRLRRCGRCLVQQPMRSKHCQTCQHCVRRYDHHCPWIENCVGERNHRWFVLYLAVQLVVLLWGLYMAWSGFSHAPTWQLWLRSNGVLLGAAAAVAVLSLTVLLLLGSHLYLVSLNTTTWEFMSRHRISYLKHCGADENPFDRGTLRNLWSFFCIWEPVVWEHVYFKQGNDTV, from the exons ATGTGGGCTTCCACTGTTTTATTTTACTCAAATTTATTGTATTATACAATTATACTTTCATTTCTGTGCCACTGTATTCCACTCTACTCACTCTTCTGCTTCCACGCAGACCTCCGCAGACAGGAGGAGTTGGGGGAGCTCACACTGCCCGTTCTCTTTGTGCTGCTGGTCCTGGTGTCCGTGTTGCTATACTTTGCAGTTTCTCTCATGGACCCTGGCTTTGTCCCGTCTGATGCCTGTGACTTGCAG TTCACACTTGGTATTGCCGAAGAAACGCAGGATATGATGCCACAGAGCACCAAGTCCATACGGTTGCGGCGCTGCGGACGCTGTCTGGTACAG CAACCCATGAGATCCAAACACTGCCAGACGTGTCAGCACTGTGTGCGGCGCTATGATCATCACTGTCCCTGGATCGAGAACTGCGTTGGGGAGAGAAACCACCGCTGGTTTGTGCTTTATTTGGCGGTCCAGCTTGTTGTCTTACTGTGGGGACTGTACATGGCCTG GTCTGGCTTCAGTCACGCTCCCACCTGGCAGCTGTGGTTGAGGAGCAACGGTGTGCTCCTGGGAGCAGCGGCGGCGGTGGCTGTCCTGTCCCTGACCGTGCTTCTCCTCCTGGGCTCTCACTTATACCTGGTGTCCCTGAATACCACCACATGGGAGTTCATGTCTCGACACCGAATCTCTTACCTCAAGCACTGCGGTGCGGACGAAAACCCTTTTGACCGCGGGACCCTGCGCAATCTCTGGAGCTTCTTCTGCATTTGGGAACCAGTGGTTTGGGAGCATGTGTATTTCAAGCAAGGCAACGATACGGTTTAA
- the LOC128007577 gene encoding palmitoyltransferase ZDHHC12-B-like isoform X2, with amino-acid sequence MFKNVFGSGFLVRTAHVILTWVITLILFLHDTDLRRQEELGELTLPVLFVLLVLVSVLLYFAVSLMDPGFVPSDACDLQFTLGIAEETQDMMPQSTKSIRLRRCGRCLVQQPMRSKHCQTCQHCVRRYDHHCPWIENCVGERNHRWFVLYLAVQLVVLLWGLYMAWSGFSHAPTWQLWLRSNGVLLGAAAAVAVLSLTVLLLLGSHLYLVSLNTTTWEFMSRHRISYLKHCGADENPFDRGTLRNLWSFFCIWEPVVWEHVYFKQGNDTV; translated from the exons ATGTTCAAAAATGTGTTCGGATCAGGATTCCTGGTGAGGACCGCTCATGTCATCTTGACATGGGTGATAACGTTGATTCTCTTCCTCCACGACACCG ACCTCCGCAGACAGGAGGAGTTGGGGGAGCTCACACTGCCCGTTCTCTTTGTGCTGCTGGTCCTGGTGTCCGTGTTGCTATACTTTGCAGTTTCTCTCATGGACCCTGGCTTTGTCCCGTCTGATGCCTGTGACTTGCAG TTCACACTTGGTATTGCCGAAGAAACGCAGGATATGATGCCACAGAGCACCAAGTCCATACGGTTGCGGCGCTGCGGACGCTGTCTGGTACAG CAACCCATGAGATCCAAACACTGCCAGACGTGTCAGCACTGTGTGCGGCGCTATGATCATCACTGTCCCTGGATCGAGAACTGCGTTGGGGAGAGAAACCACCGCTGGTTTGTGCTTTATTTGGCGGTCCAGCTTGTTGTCTTACTGTGGGGACTGTACATGGCCTG GTCTGGCTTCAGTCACGCTCCCACCTGGCAGCTGTGGTTGAGGAGCAACGGTGTGCTCCTGGGAGCAGCGGCGGCGGTGGCTGTCCTGTCCCTGACCGTGCTTCTCCTCCTGGGCTCTCACTTATACCTGGTGTCCCTGAATACCACCACATGGGAGTTCATGTCTCGACACCGAATCTCTTACCTCAAGCACTGCGGTGCGGACGAAAACCCTTTTGACCGCGGGACCCTGCGCAATCTCTGGAGCTTCTTCTGCATTTGGGAACCAGTGGTTTGGGAGCATGTGTATTTCAAGCAAGGCAACGATACGGTTTAA